A genomic segment from Desulfovibrio sp. encodes:
- a CDS encoding PEP/pyruvate-binding domain-containing protein yields the protein MASLLKKLFGIAPRVSREAAMEAFNKRYASFKDLLQANADLAGVMAGLDATLRGDKHMETSEVRKQARRAIFHCERMASTLSEMSGQCDISLGTAVHAIASRIEHELDQLARGDVPQFTLPLSEVDSSMAYSVGGKNANLGELRNMLAMPVPRGFAITIRAGSYFLLRTPGLFKNLFKLLKCVDPDKPALIAEISQQVENLVLEAPIPAEVEHALFAEWDSAFGKDADVVVALRSSAIAEDGVQSFAGQYRSILGVTCQELLSAFKKVVASLFSPRALTYRAEHGYDLDATGMGLCCVEMVRSKAAGVAFSRHPVDLRSNATVINGLWGLGEMVVDGSGTPDQWLVSRATKKITMATIAHKTVRLRLTRSKSGIVDSVLEPVPDTLRNVPCLSDDQVRRLAEMVMELEQHYQYPQDMEWAVDEDDQIVLLQTRPMGLDNASEEHSAPALRHLRPLLSGGDIAARGVGCGPIVHVGEGEDMTHFPEGAVMLLAHSSPNAMAAMRRATAIIAETGSLTGHMASICREFGVPTIMNMPGANSILSDGQVVTVDALSGRVFDGEVQELLALRLVRPQAKASSPALVLLRRIAPYILPLHLVDPRADTFTPRHCTSLHDIMRYVHELSYTQMFQISDRVTDNSAGIASKLACTVPLDLHVIDLGGGLRNPESRQVTPNDVVSVPLRCVLEGMLNPAVQARGPRPVNMRGFLSVMGQTAIGGNQEGCSRFGQRSYAIVSDRYLNFSSRVGYHYAILDCWCGETLSKNYIRFEFAGGAAANAQRIRRVLCIGLILKELGFTVEITGDRLRARYQKYPRHELCARLDQLGRLLIMTRQMDMLMVDDAAVQAYATKFLNGEYH from the coding sequence ATGGCCTCACTGCTGAAAAAACTGTTTGGCATTGCCCCGCGTGTGAGCCGCGAGGCGGCAATGGAGGCCTTTAACAAGCGCTATGCCTCATTCAAGGATCTGCTTCAGGCCAACGCAGATCTTGCTGGCGTGATGGCCGGGCTGGATGCGACCCTGCGCGGCGACAAACACATGGAAACCAGCGAGGTGCGCAAGCAGGCCCGCCGAGCCATTTTCCATTGCGAGCGCATGGCTTCCACCCTGAGCGAAATGTCGGGGCAGTGTGATATATCACTGGGTACGGCTGTACATGCCATTGCCTCGCGCATCGAGCATGAGCTGGACCAGCTTGCCCGAGGCGACGTGCCGCAGTTTACCCTGCCACTCTCAGAAGTAGATTCAAGCATGGCCTACAGCGTGGGAGGCAAAAACGCCAATCTGGGCGAGTTGCGCAACATGCTTGCCATGCCAGTACCGCGTGGCTTTGCCATCACCATTCGCGCTGGCAGCTATTTTTTACTGCGTACGCCAGGGCTGTTCAAAAACCTCTTCAAGCTGCTCAAGTGCGTTGACCCCGATAAACCCGCCCTCATTGCAGAGATTTCGCAGCAGGTAGAAAACCTGGTGCTTGAAGCGCCCATCCCCGCCGAGGTTGAGCACGCCCTGTTTGCTGAATGGGATTCGGCCTTTGGCAAGGATGCCGACGTGGTGGTAGCCCTGCGCTCAAGCGCCATTGCAGAAGATGGCGTGCAGTCTTTTGCTGGTCAGTACCGCAGTATTCTTGGCGTTACCTGTCAGGAGCTGCTGTCTGCCTTCAAAAAGGTGGTTGCCAGCCTGTTTTCGCCCCGCGCTCTCACCTATCGCGCAGAGCACGGCTACGACCTCGATGCCACGGGCATGGGCCTGTGCTGCGTTGAAATGGTCCGGTCCAAGGCCGCTGGCGTGGCTTTTTCTCGCCACCCGGTAGACCTGCGCTCCAACGCCACCGTAATCAACGGATTGTGGGGGCTTGGCGAAATGGTGGTGGACGGATCAGGGACCCCCGATCAGTGGCTTGTTTCGCGCGCCACAAAAAAAATCACCATGGCCACCATTGCCCACAAAACCGTGCGGCTGCGCCTTACACGCAGCAAAAGCGGAATTGTGGACAGCGTGCTTGAGCCCGTACCCGATACCCTGCGCAACGTCCCCTGCCTCAGCGACGATCAGGTGCGCAGGCTTGCAGAAATGGTCATGGAGCTCGAGCAGCACTATCAGTACCCGCAGGATATGGAATGGGCCGTTGACGAAGACGACCAGATTGTGCTGCTGCAAACGCGCCCCATGGGACTCGACAACGCATCTGAAGAACATTCCGCCCCGGCCTTGCGGCACCTGCGACCCCTGCTTTCTGGCGGCGACATTGCCGCCCGGGGTGTGGGCTGCGGCCCCATCGTGCACGTGGGTGAGGGCGAAGATATGACGCACTTTCCCGAAGGCGCTGTCATGCTGCTGGCCCATTCATCGCCCAACGCCATGGCTGCCATGCGCCGGGCAACGGCCATAATAGCCGAAACTGGCAGCCTTACCGGTCATATGGCATCCATCTGCCGCGAATTTGGCGTGCCCACGATCATGAATATGCCCGGAGCAAACAGCATTCTGTCTGACGGGCAGGTGGTAACTGTCGATGCCCTTTCGGGCAGGGTTTTTGACGGCGAGGTGCAGGAACTGCTGGCGTTGCGGCTGGTACGGCCACAGGCCAAGGCCAGCAGCCCCGCGCTGGTGTTATTGCGGCGCATTGCCCCCTACATTCTGCCCCTGCACCTTGTGGACCCGCGCGCCGATACATTTACGCCCCGCCACTGCACCTCGCTGCACGATATAATGCGTTACGTACACGAACTGAGCTACACGCAGATGTTCCAGATTTCTGACCGGGTTACCGACAACAGCGCTGGCATTGCCAGCAAACTGGCCTGCACCGTGCCGCTTGACCTGCACGTCATCGATCTGGGCGGCGGCCTGCGCAATCCTGAATCGCGCCAGGTTACGCCCAACGATGTGGTCAGCGTGCCGCTCAGATGTGTACTTGAAGGCATGCTCAACCCGGCAGTGCAGGCCAGAGGGCCAAGGCCGGTAAACATGCGCGGTTTTCTGTCGGTAATGGGGCAAACTGCCATTGGCGGCAATCAGGAGGGTTGCTCGCGTTTCGGGCAGCGCAGCTACGCCATCGTATCTGACCGCTATCTCAATTTTTCCTCGCGCGTGGGTTACCATTATGCCATTCTTGACTGCTGGTGCGGCGAAACACTGAGCAAAAACTACATACGCTTTGAATTTGCTGGCGGTGCGGCAGCCAACGCCCAGCGCATACGGCGCGTGCTCTGCATCGGGCTTATACTCAAGGAGCTGGGCTTTACCGTGGAGATAACGGGTGATAGACTGCGCGCACGTTACCAAAAATACCCCAGGCATGAGCTGTGCGCGCGCCTGGATCAATTGGGACGACTTCTGATAATGACCCGCCAGATGGATATGCTTATGGTGGACGACGCTGCCGTTCAGGCCTATGCCACCAAGTTTCTCAATGGCGAATATCATTAG
- a CDS encoding MFS transporter: MPSLVASSAQTPKSNAFSEPPQTLLSRDFVLLFCMTMFCNSFVAVFYCFEQWLEALSVSPNWRGILLSSMFVMVLIFRQVASVVLLRRGKLLPMAVSILVSGGVMLAYPYVGGAHTIGLVLLLRVVQGISLAVFSCCTVSVLVSCIPKGQSARGFAIFSLTLLLPYSIIPAVGEQILPLLGGEPHLFAVTALLTIPSLLMLIPLAPRLRTPEMAQEAEGGLSGRELWHAVSHSGLFFVYMSCLTFSIMTVLAIFFMKGLCSITGAHPACFFTTYTLTIILVRLVGSNRLDTLPRHKITMLCSALLACCMLGLAWGPLWAFIPLTLLYGLGLGLLYPLLAAMVYDRSTPTTRSINSNVMMATFDSSGMFAPIIGGLVMYEGFGYRGVFAATAVSISLCGLSMLADKLRLARWKRQGIQLP, encoded by the coding sequence ATGCCGTCGCTAGTTGCGTCGTCTGCCCAAACCCCGAAAAGCAATGCCTTTTCCGAGCCGCCGCAGACGCTTTTAAGCCGTGATTTTGTTCTGCTGTTTTGCATGACCATGTTCTGCAACAGCTTTGTGGCCGTTTTTTACTGTTTTGAACAATGGCTCGAGGCGCTTTCCGTCAGCCCCAACTGGCGCGGAATACTGCTCTCTTCCATGTTTGTCATGGTGCTGATCTTCAGGCAGGTGGCAAGCGTGGTTCTGCTGCGGCGCGGCAAGCTGTTGCCCATGGCTGTTTCCATACTGGTTTCAGGCGGCGTAATGCTGGCCTACCCGTATGTGGGCGGGGCGCACACTATTGGCCTCGTTCTGCTGCTGCGCGTGGTGCAGGGTATTTCGCTGGCCGTATTCTCGTGCTGCACAGTGTCTGTGCTGGTAAGCTGCATTCCCAAGGGACAGAGCGCCCGGGGGTTTGCCATTTTTTCGCTTACCCTGCTGCTGCCCTATTCCATTATTCCTGCCGTGGGCGAACAGATACTGCCCCTGCTGGGCGGCGAGCCCCACCTTTTTGCCGTCACGGCTCTGCTAACCATTCCCTCACTGCTCATGCTCATTCCTCTGGCACCCCGTCTGCGCACGCCCGAAATGGCCCAGGAGGCAGAGGGTGGCTTGTCTGGCCGCGAGCTGTGGCATGCGGTGAGCCATTCTGGTCTGTTTTTTGTTTACATGAGCTGCCTGACCTTCAGCATCATGACCGTGCTGGCCATCTTTTTCATGAAAGGCCTGTGCTCAATCACCGGCGCTCACCCGGCCTGTTTTTTTACCACCTACACACTCACCATCATTCTGGTTCGGCTGGTGGGCAGCAACCGGCTTGATACCCTGCCACGTCACAAGATCACCATGCTGTGCAGCGCCCTGCTGGCCTGCTGCATGTTGGGGCTGGCCTGGGGGCCGCTGTGGGCATTTATTCCCCTTACACTCCTGTACGGGCTGGGGCTGGGCCTGCTCTACCCCCTGCTGGCGGCCATGGTCTATGACCGCTCAACCCCCACAACCCGTTCCATCAATTCAAATGTGATGATGGCCACCTTTGATTCCAGCGGCATGTTTGCCCCCATCATCGGTGGACTTGTGATGTATGAAGGCTTTGGCTACCGCGGAGTTTTTGCCGCCACCGCCGTTTCCATCTCACTGTGCGGGCTCTCCATGCTGGCCGACAAGCTGCGCCTTGCGCGCTGGAAGCGCCAGGGAATCCAGCTGCCATAA
- a CDS encoding DUF2796 domain-containing protein, which yields MKRTILLAACAALLTSGPTLAHGPHEHGAAHLNVAVDGSTVTIDLESPLANALPFEHSPSTPAQRKAVQNMAATLRKAENIFILPAAAQCRLKEVTLESAALPAELLTAPHTQQPAKSEHNDHIAHGADHVAGKPEHADHADHAPDATEAAHADLDASFVFECANADALKSMDVNLFAAWPALHELRVQLVSLTGQHAAELTAEAHTLKW from the coding sequence ATGAAACGCACGATCCTTCTGGCGGCCTGCGCTGCCCTGCTTACCTCCGGCCCCACTCTGGCCCACGGCCCGCACGAACACGGTGCAGCCCATCTCAATGTGGCCGTTGACGGTTCAACCGTAACCATCGACCTTGAAAGCCCCCTTGCCAACGCTCTGCCTTTCGAACACTCACCCTCCACTCCGGCCCAGCGTAAAGCAGTGCAAAACATGGCAGCCACCCTGCGCAAGGCGGAAAATATTTTTATCCTTCCCGCTGCCGCCCAGTGCCGACTAAAGGAGGTGACGCTCGAATCAGCGGCACTGCCTGCAGAGCTGCTTACCGCCCCCCACACGCAACAACCTGCAAAATCAGAGCATAACGATCATATTGCCCATGGCGCAGATCACGTTGCAGGCAAACCTGAGCATGCAGACCACGCTGACCATGCACCTGATGCCACTGAGGCCGCGCATGCGGATCTGGACGCATCCTTTGTTTTTGAATGCGCCAATGCGGATGCCCTGAAAAGTATGGATGTCAACCTGTTCGCAGCATGGCCAGCTCTGCACGAACTGCGCGTGCAGCTTGTGAGCCTCACGGGCCAGCACGCTGCCGAGCTGACTGCCGAGGCGCACACCCTCAAATGGTAG
- a CDS encoding ATP-binding cassette domain-containing protein: MQSTVQSTPRLVAAPAMPQPATKLAVQLEDITFYWPGQEQPTLRIASFALAQGETLFLSGPSGGGKSTLISLIAGILQPATGSVHVNGMRMDTLPRAARDALRGDFIGIIFQQFNLIPHLSMLNNVLLPCRFSALRARRAADRDGSPEQSARRLLESLGLARELWGQNVARLSVGQQQRVAAARALVGAPPLIMADEPTSALDADRRADFLHLLLRQCAEAGSSLLFVSHDSTLADAFARRESMVPINRPHGGEQS, translated from the coding sequence GTGCAATCCACAGTTCAATCCACTCCGCGGCTTGTGGCTGCGCCAGCAATGCCCCAACCGGCAACAAAGCTTGCGGTACAGCTGGAAGACATTACGTTTTACTGGCCCGGTCAGGAGCAGCCCACCCTGCGCATTGCCTCTTTTGCACTTGCGCAAGGAGAAACGCTCTTTCTCTCCGGCCCCAGCGGCGGCGGCAAGAGCACCCTGATCAGCCTGATCGCGGGAATTTTGCAACCAGCTACCGGCAGCGTACACGTCAACGGCATGCGTATGGACACTTTGCCCCGGGCTGCGCGCGATGCCCTGCGTGGAGATTTCATTGGGATTATTTTTCAGCAGTTTAACCTGATTCCGCATCTTTCCATGCTCAACAATGTGCTGCTGCCCTGCCGCTTTTCTGCGTTGCGGGCACGGCGGGCTGCGGATAGAGATGGCAGCCCCGAGCAATCTGCCCGGCGCCTGCTTGAAAGTCTGGGTCTAGCCCGAGAGCTGTGGGGCCAGAATGTTGCCCGCCTTTCTGTAGGACAGCAGCAGAGAGTGGCTGCCGCCCGAGCGCTGGTGGGTGCTCCCCCGCTGATCATGGCCGACGAACCCACATCTGCGCTGGATGCAGACCGCCGCGCGGATTTTCTGCACCTTTTGCTGCGGCAGTGCGCCGAAGCGGGGTCGAGCCTGCTCTTTGTGAGCCACGATTCAACCCTGGCGGATGCATTTGCCAGGCGCGAAAGCATGGTGCCCATAAACAGGCCGCATGGTGGGGAACAGTCATGA
- a CDS encoding ABC transporter permease yields MTRCKFLLSLAFSSAWNRKGTLSLVVFSIALSTTLLLGMERVRTQVRENFVQAVSGTDLVVGARGSELQLLLYAIFHMGKASSNMGWDSAQRIAGRNDVAWTIPVSLGDSHKGFAVVGTTADFFMRYQYRRHASLQFAQGQQFEGIFDVVLGAEVAAREHYKLGDRVLLSHGTGDTRLSLHADKPFAVCGILAPTGTPVDRGLYISLAAMEAIHIDWQGGAPIAGFHVRPDQVSKFNLTPKSVTAVMVGLKNRARVFAAQREINADQQEALMGVMPGVALDQLWSLLRTGESALRVLSWLVTVAGLAGLAATILAGLGERRRELAVLRAAGASPLDIVALLSLESMLLVLAGALAGTLLTATLLTIFSPILSNSLGLSLSLSWPTATEWQLLGAISIAGFLAGLIPAWRAYRISLADGLNASA; encoded by the coding sequence ATGACACGTTGCAAGTTTCTGCTGTCGCTGGCTTTTTCTAGCGCCTGGAACCGCAAGGGCACGCTGAGCCTGGTGGTCTTTTCCATTGCTCTTTCCACTACCCTGCTGCTGGGCATGGAGCGTGTGCGCACCCAGGTGCGCGAAAATTTTGTGCAGGCTGTTTCAGGCACTGATCTGGTGGTGGGCGCGCGCGGCAGCGAACTGCAACTGCTGCTGTACGCCATTTTCCACATGGGCAAAGCATCCAGCAACATGGGCTGGGACAGCGCCCAGCGCATTGCCGGGCGCAACGATGTTGCCTGGACCATTCCCGTGTCGCTTGGTGATTCGCACAAGGGTTTTGCAGTGGTGGGCACAACGGCGGATTTTTTTATGCGCTACCAGTACCGCCGCCATGCCTCCCTGCAATTTGCCCAGGGCCAGCAATTCGAAGGAATCTTTGACGTTGTGCTGGGGGCTGAGGTGGCCGCCAGGGAACACTACAAACTGGGCGACCGGGTGCTGCTGAGTCACGGCACGGGCGACACGCGCCTCAGCCTGCATGCCGACAAGCCCTTTGCCGTATGCGGCATACTGGCCCCAACCGGTACGCCAGTGGATCGCGGCCTGTACATAAGCCTTGCCGCCATGGAGGCCATTCACATCGACTGGCAGGGCGGCGCGCCCATCGCGGGTTTTCATGTACGACCAGATCAGGTAAGCAAATTCAACCTTACGCCCAAGAGTGTAACAGCAGTGATGGTAGGGCTGAAAAACCGCGCCCGCGTGTTTGCCGCCCAGCGCGAAATAAACGCAGACCAGCAGGAAGCCCTGATGGGCGTGATGCCCGGTGTTGCCCTCGACCAGCTGTGGAGTCTGCTGCGCACTGGTGAAAGCGCCCTGCGCGTTCTTTCGTGGCTGGTTACTGTGGCCGGGCTGGCGGGGCTTGCGGCAACCATTCTCGCCGGGCTTGGTGAACGCAGGCGCGAGCTGGCCGTATTACGGGCCGCAGGCGCAAGCCCGCTGGACATCGTGGCCCTGCTTTCGCTGGAGAGCATGCTGCTGGTGCTGGCGGGCGCACTGGCTGGCACACTACTCACGGCCACCCTGCTGACGATCTTCAGCCCGATACTGTCCAACAGCCTTGGCCTGAGCCTTTCGCTTTCATGGCCCACGGCAACAGAGTGGCAACTGCTGGGCGCAATCTCTATCGCAGGCTTTCTGGCCGGGCTGATCCCCGCCTGGCGGGCCTATCGCATAAGTCTGGCCGACGGGCTCAACGCCTCGGCGTGA
- a CDS encoding DUF3299 domain-containing protein has protein sequence MITNTATRRMFCLLAALLFCWHSATALALTDDYTRQQSEQWQPTREELAKAAEARKSGKYTEITWENLIPPSWDPAKVFDKFNFDRFSDDDPRAGKALKEFQALWSNAPANKELGGKLVRIAGFVAPLDFLGGDQMSEFLLVPYFGACIHVPPPPANQIIYVILEKPMGIQMMDTVMVYGKLEIEKSESDIGDAGYRIKAVAVEPYAAEETESN, from the coding sequence ATGATAACCAACACCGCAACAAGGCGCATGTTCTGCCTGCTGGCGGCATTGCTGTTCTGCTGGCACAGCGCAACGGCGCTGGCCCTTACCGATGACTATACTCGCCAGCAATCCGAGCAGTGGCAGCCCACGCGCGAGGAGCTGGCCAAGGCCGCCGAGGCCAGAAAGAGCGGGAAATATACTGAAATTACGTGGGAGAATCTGATCCCGCCTTCATGGGATCCGGCCAAGGTGTTTGACAAGTTCAACTTTGACCGCTTTAGCGATGACGATCCCAGGGCAGGCAAGGCCCTGAAGGAATTTCAGGCCCTGTGGAGCAATGCCCCCGCCAACAAAGAGCTGGGCGGCAAACTGGTGCGCATTGCCGGCTTTGTGGCTCCCCTTGATTTTCTGGGTGGCGACCAAATGTCGGAGTTTTTGCTGGTGCCCTACTTTGGGGCGTGCATTCACGTACCACCGCCACCAGCCAACCAGATTATCTACGTTATTCTTGAAAAACCCATGGGCATCCAGATGATGGATACCGTCATGGTGTACGGCAAGCTTGAAATAGAAAAATCAGAAAGCGACATCGGCGACGCGGGCTACCGCATCAAGGCCGTGGCGGTGGAACCCTATGCAGCAGAAGAAACTGAATCAAACTGA
- a CDS encoding 4Fe-4S binding protein: protein MYMLPNVLRNLSGKPATRLYPLEEREPFPAYRGVITNDVAKCIFCNSCARVCPTDAITVDAKAGKWNYDPFLCVYCSACVEKCPTKCLQQEPIHRKPSISKFVVHRTGTPRVKKAKAEAKSGEETEK, encoded by the coding sequence ATGTATATGCTTCCTAACGTGCTGCGCAATCTTTCGGGCAAGCCCGCCACGAGGCTGTACCCTCTGGAAGAGCGCGAACCATTCCCCGCCTACCGTGGCGTAATTACCAACGATGTCGCAAAATGCATATTCTGTAATTCCTGCGCCAGAGTATGCCCCACAGACGCCATTACCGTGGATGCAAAGGCCGGAAAGTGGAACTATGATCCCTTCCTGTGTGTGTATTGCTCTGCGTGTGTGGAAAAATGCCCCACAAAGTGCCTGCAGCAGGAGCCCATTCATCGCAAACCCTCTATCAGCAAGTTTGTGGTGCACCGTACTGGCACCCCCCGCGTCAAGAAGGCCAAGGCCGAGGCCAAGAGCGGGGAAGAAACTGAAAAGTAG
- a CDS encoding nickel-dependent hydrogenase large subunit, whose translation MSNRTTVIPFGPQHPVLPEPLHIKFVVEDETVVGAVPQLGFVHRGLESLVRLKDYNQMVFVVERICGICSCIHANCYCNAIEDMMGITAPPRAQFLRVIWSELHRIHSHMLWLGLFADAFGFESVFQQFWRIREHVMDICEATAGNRVILSVNVVGGVRRDLSPDQIRWMHGRLDELEKGMRELTRTMLDDYTVQERTRGIGILSKDDARLLGAAGPVLRGSGWEIDERMHGYAAYKDLNFIPVVENDGDCYARSKVRFYEVLHSIELIREALNRLPESELTVKVTGNPEGESVFRVEQPRGELFYYVRANGTKHLERMRVRTPTFANVPPLLHMLPGCKLPDVPVIVLSIDPCISCTER comes from the coding sequence ATGAGCAACCGCACAACCGTGATTCCTTTCGGGCCGCAGCACCCGGTGCTGCCCGAACCGCTGCACATCAAGTTTGTGGTGGAAGACGAAACCGTGGTGGGGGCTGTGCCGCAGCTGGGGTTTGTGCACCGTGGGCTTGAAAGCCTGGTGCGCCTTAAGGACTACAACCAGATGGTTTTTGTGGTTGAGCGTATCTGCGGCATCTGCTCGTGCATTCATGCCAACTGCTACTGCAACGCCATTGAAGACATGATGGGCATTACGGCCCCGCCGCGCGCCCAGTTTCTGCGGGTCATCTGGTCGGAGCTGCACCGTATCCATTCGCACATGCTGTGGCTTGGGCTTTTTGCCGATGCCTTTGGTTTTGAAAGCGTGTTCCAGCAGTTCTGGCGCATCCGCGAACATGTCATGGACATCTGCGAAGCCACGGCTGGCAACCGCGTTATCCTGTCGGTCAACGTGGTTGGTGGCGTGCGCCGCGACCTGAGCCCCGACCAGATCCGCTGGATGCATGGTCGTTTGGACGAGCTGGAAAAGGGCATGCGCGAGCTTACCCGTACCATGCTTGACGACTACACCGTGCAGGAACGCACTCGCGGTATCGGCATCCTGAGCAAGGACGACGCCCGTCTGCTCGGCGCTGCCGGCCCCGTTCTGCGCGGTAGCGGCTGGGAAATCGACGAACGTATGCACGGCTACGCAGCCTACAAGGACCTCAACTTCATTCCCGTGGTTGAGAACGACGGCGACTGTTACGCCCGCTCCAAGGTGCGTTTTTATGAAGTGCTGCACTCCATAGAACTTATCCGCGAAGCCCTGAACCGCCTGCCCGAGAGCGAGCTGACCGTCAAGGTTACCGGCAATCCCGAAGGCGAATCGGTGTTCCGTGTGGAGCAGCCGCGCGGTGAACTGTTCTATTATGTGCGGGCCAACGGCACAAAGCATCTGGAACGCATGCGCGTGCGCACGCCTACCTTTGCCAACGTGCCGCCCCTGCTGCACATGCTGCCGGGCTGCAAGCTGCCCGATGTGCCGGTTATCGTGCTGAGTATCGACCCGTGCATCTCATGCACAGAGAGGTAG
- a CDS encoding NADH-quinone oxidoreductase subunit C codes for MFFEAKEVTPQTLLSEVQQLANAKYRFVTMSQTVMDEHTLRLYYHFDVNLTMSDLRHNAELCVWEPTDAKGMVHLRMDVNRKERIPSITPIYFCAVLIENETQDQFGVRFADLPLDYEGAMYLEGEVTHAPYFTMTTVRRPAAKAEAAKDDTAKGEKA; via the coding sequence ATGTTTTTTGAAGCCAAGGAAGTGACGCCGCAAACGCTGCTTTCAGAAGTGCAGCAGCTGGCTAACGCCAAATATCGTTTTGTGACCATGTCGCAGACTGTCATGGACGAGCACACGCTGCGGCTTTATTACCACTTTGACGTGAACCTCACCATGTCCGACCTGCGCCACAACGCCGAGCTGTGCGTGTGGGAGCCCACAGACGCAAAGGGTATGGTGCACCTGCGCATGGATGTGAACAGAAAAGAGCGCATCCCCAGCATCACGCCCATCTACTTCTGCGCCGTGCTCATCGAGAACGAAACGCAGGACCAGTTTGGCGTGCGCTTTGCGGATCTGCCCCTCGATTACGAAGGGGCCATGTATCTGGAAGGCGAGGTTACCCATGCGCCGTACTTTACCATGACCACGGTACGGCGGCCTGCCGCCAAGGCCGAGGCCGCCAAGGATGACACGGCCAAAGGAGAGAAGGCATGA
- a CDS encoding NADH-quinone oxidoreductase subunit B family protein, giving the protein MGFVDNMIKRSRLKSPWIVHFDCGSCNGCDIEVLACLTPMYDVERFGVVNAGNPKHADVLLVTGTVNHRNQHVLRQIYEQMPSPKAVVSIGACNLSGGVFKDTYNVLNGAYNIIPVDVFVPGCPPKPEAIIDGVVQALGVLKAKMGLGPEPVPTFMPGDEDGTPDMTPQAESAPEEAPEKPLQNAG; this is encoded by the coding sequence ATGGGTTTCGTCGACAATATGATCAAGCGGAGCCGGCTTAAGTCTCCGTGGATAGTTCATTTTGACTGCGGTTCCTGCAACGGCTGCGACATCGAGGTGCTGGCCTGTCTGACGCCCATGTATGACGTAGAACGTTTCGGTGTAGTCAACGCGGGCAACCCCAAGCACGCCGATGTGCTGCTGGTTACCGGCACGGTAAACCACCGCAACCAGCACGTGCTGCGGCAGATTTACGAACAGATGCCTTCGCCCAAGGCTGTGGTATCCATCGGTGCATGCAACCTTTCGGGTGGCGTGTTCAAGGATACGTACAACGTGCTGAACGGCGCGTACAACATCATTCCTGTGGATGTGTTTGTGCCGGGCTGCCCGCCCAAACCCGAGGCCATCATTGATGGCGTGGTGCAGGCCCTTGGCGTACTCAAGGCCAAGATGGGTCTTGGCCCCGAACCGGTGCCCACCTTTATGCCGGGCGACGAGGACGGCACTCCCGACATGACGCCGCAGGCGGAGTCCGCGCCGGAAGAAGCCCCCGAAAAGCCACTGCAAAACGCGGGTTAA
- a CDS encoding NADH-quinone oxidoreductase subunit H yields MLTIFSAIGGLILSPLVGGLLTGLDRRITARLQSRLGPPLLQPFYDIFKLLGKQPQVTNAWLVFSAYVTLISSVLSLLLFFMGGDLLLLFFVLTVGAVFQVVGAVCVPSPYSNMGAQRELLLMLAYEPILILVFVGFAMCTGSFSIAAVFQLEQPLLLKMPLLFLALGYALTIKLRKSPFDIAASHHGHQELVRGVQTEYSGPYLALIEIAHWLDLVLILGLCAMFWHTSFVGMAVLVGASLFTEILIDNITARLTWQWMVQKKSLLLGMGLALVNLLWLYVA; encoded by the coding sequence ATGCTCACCATCTTCAGCGCAATCGGCGGTTTGATTCTGTCGCCCCTGGTGGGCGGGCTGCTTACCGGACTTGATCGCCGCATTACGGCGCGCCTTCAGTCCCGTCTTGGGCCTCCGCTGCTTCAGCCTTTTTATGATATCTTCAAACTGCTGGGCAAACAGCCGCAGGTAACCAATGCCTGGCTTGTGTTCAGCGCGTATGTAACGCTTATTTCGTCAGTGCTTTCTCTGCTGCTCTTCTTTATGGGCGGAGACCTGCTGCTGCTGTTCTTTGTGCTTACCGTGGGTGCTGTGTTTCAGGTAGTGGGCGCCGTGTGCGTGCCCTCGCCCTACAGCAACATGGGCGCCCAGCGCGAGCTGCTGCTCATGCTGGCTTATGAGCCCATCCTGATTCTGGTGTTCGTGGGTTTTGCCATGTGCACGGGGTCGTTTTCCATCGCCGCAGTATTCCAGCTTGAACAGCCCCTACTGCTCAAGATGCCGCTGCTGTTCCTGGCCCTTGGCTACGCCCTGACCATCAAGCTGCGCAAGTCGCCCTTTGATATCGCGGCCAGCCACCACGGCCACCAGGAACTGGTGCGTGGCGTGCAGACCGAATACTCTGGTCCCTATCTTGCGCTTATTGAAATTGCCCACTGGCTTGATCTGGTGCTTATTCTTGGGCTGTGCGCCATGTTCTGGCACACCAGCTTTGTGGGAATGGCCGTTCTCGTGGGCGCCTCGCTGTTCACAGAAATTCTTATCGACAACATCACCGCCCGTTTGACCTGGCAGTGGATGGTGCAAAAGAAGTCCCTGTTGCTCGGCATGGGTCTGGCCCTGGTTAATCTTTTATGGCTGTACGTGGCGTAA